In Paenibacillus sp. G2S3, a single window of DNA contains:
- a CDS encoding dihydroorotate dehydrogenase electron transfer subunit: MGMVLSNDRLTDGVYHLKVETNSGGKMGQFYMLRAWGAYPILSRPLSIHEVNEDSVEFLYHVVGEGTEIFSRLTPGDSVELEGPFGTGFPQVEGKVSLIGGGIGIAPLYYCAKQLPGCDIFLGFSREAYRTEAFRPLAAELTVDVGGFILDRVDFSQYDHVFVCGPHPMLKAAQLKGIAAEEAGSKTKVYLSLENRMACGIGACLVCSVSCRDGQRKACADGPVFLSEEVIFHD; this comes from the coding sequence GTGGGGATGGTTTTAAGTAACGATAGGCTAACAGACGGAGTGTACCACCTTAAGGTTGAAACGAATAGTGGCGGTAAAATGGGTCAATTCTACATGTTACGGGCATGGGGAGCTTATCCCATCCTTTCCAGACCGTTAAGTATACATGAAGTGAACGAAGATAGTGTTGAATTTTTATATCACGTAGTGGGGGAAGGCACTGAGATATTTTCACGGTTGACCCCTGGTGATTCAGTGGAGCTAGAAGGACCTTTTGGTACGGGATTCCCGCAGGTCGAAGGCAAGGTTTCACTTATTGGTGGAGGGATCGGAATAGCGCCACTATATTATTGTGCGAAGCAGCTCCCTGGTTGTGATATCTTTCTAGGCTTTAGTCGGGAAGCTTACCGGACAGAAGCTTTTCGCCCATTAGCTGCCGAGCTTACAGTAGATGTAGGCGGATTTATTTTGGATCGTGTAGATTTTAGTCAATATGATCATGTTTTTGTCTGTGGTCCGCATCCTATGCTTAAAGCTGCACAGCTTAAAGGCATAGCGGCTGAAGAGGCAGGCAGCAAAACAAAAGTTTACCTCTCTCTAGAGAATCGAATGGCTTGCGGCATTGGTGCTTGTCTTGTATGTAGTGTTTCTTGTCGTGATGGTCAGCGAAAAGCCTGTGCAGACGGACCTGTGTTCCTTTCTGAGGAGGTGATTTTCCATGACTAA
- a CDS encoding polysaccharide deacetylase family protein, whose protein sequence is MYFQRRGQKLLVILGTIITMLFPTYSSEVASAPVQSQKTPQDQTQIVPTSDEDTAISAGSAATNSSTLNSNKNTKGLTLSQLLHKYPETFKTSGPRNKVIALTFDDVPDPRFTPQLLNILKKYNVKATFFVVGSRAKKHPALVKRMIREGHAIGNHSYNHPQFVKLEMNDFRSQIIKTENIIQTLAGYKPRLIRPPYGDISEQQLKWAKSHGYTLVNWNVDSLDWKGLSKNQVRNNILAHIGRGAIILQHGGGGPGSHLEGTIQALPEIITIMRKRGYTFVTVPQLLQVSKSK, encoded by the coding sequence ATGTATTTTCAACGGAGAGGTCAGAAACTGCTCGTAATATTAGGAACAATTATAACTATGCTATTCCCAACCTATTCTTCAGAGGTTGCGTCAGCGCCTGTACAGAGTCAGAAGACTCCGCAAGATCAAACACAAATTGTACCCACTTCAGACGAAGATACGGCAATTTCAGCAGGTAGCGCTGCTACAAATAGTTCTACGCTTAACAGCAATAAGAACACTAAAGGTCTGACGTTAAGTCAGCTGTTACACAAATACCCAGAGACTTTTAAGACTAGTGGTCCTCGGAATAAAGTCATAGCACTTACTTTTGATGATGTACCTGACCCAAGATTTACCCCCCAGTTGCTTAACATCCTGAAAAAATATAACGTCAAAGCAACCTTCTTTGTAGTGGGAAGTAGAGCAAAAAAACATCCAGCCTTGGTGAAAAGAATGATTAGAGAAGGTCATGCGATTGGAAATCACTCGTATAACCACCCTCAGTTTGTGAAGCTGGAGATGAATGATTTCCGATCACAAATCATTAAGACCGAAAATATTATACAAACCTTGGCCGGATATAAACCCCGTCTTATTCGCCCTCCCTATGGGGATATCAGTGAACAGCAGCTAAAATGGGCAAAAAGCCATGGCTACACGCTTGTGAATTGGAATGTGGACTCTTTGGACTGGAAAGGACTTTCCAAAAACCAAGTTAGAAATAACATTCTAGCTCATATTGGAAGAGGAGCAATTATTCTTCAACACGGTGGAGGCGGTCCAGGTAGTCATCTAGAAGGAACGATTCAGGCTTTACCTGAAATAATCACTATCATGCGAAAACGGGGATATACATTCGTTACCGTCCCTCAACTACTGCAGGTGTCCAAAAGTAAATAA
- a CDS encoding 3D domain-containing protein yields the protein MKNRFRTIKALAAIMGISALLHAVPAHADSVHIAKDGNTFYTLSKQYNVGMNELMKANPNVAALNIYEGLEITIPSKMQAESVTTTDKSPVITPSLNVNSESKTVEAWGKSFNYDKTIQVKASAYSSASSENGGWGAVDYFGNPLKIGTIAVDPSVIPLGTKVLVTGHSHDGLPKDAFLATATDVGGAIKGNRIDIFIPGSQSFVSSFGYQYVQLYIVK from the coding sequence ATGAAGAACAGATTTAGAACAATTAAAGCCCTTGCTGCAATTATGGGAATCAGTGCATTGTTGCATGCCGTTCCAGCTCATGCAGACAGCGTTCATATCGCTAAGGATGGCAACACTTTTTATACTCTTTCCAAGCAATACAATGTAGGTATGAATGAGTTAATGAAAGCAAACCCAAACGTTGCAGCACTTAACATTTACGAAGGGCTTGAGATTACAATTCCTAGTAAAATGCAGGCTGAGTCCGTAACTACAACTGACAAATCACCAGTAATTACACCAAGTCTGAATGTAAACTCAGAGTCCAAAACAGTTGAAGCCTGGGGTAAGTCCTTTAATTATGACAAAACGATTCAAGTCAAAGCTTCAGCGTATTCTTCCGCAAGCAGTGAGAACGGCGGATGGGGAGCCGTAGATTATTTCGGAAATCCTCTAAAGATTGGTACTATTGCTGTTGATCCAAGTGTGATTCCACTGGGTACCAAAGTATTGGTAACAGGTCATTCACATGATGGATTACCTAAAGATGCATTCTTAGCTACGGCAACGGATGTAGGTGGTGCTATAAAGGGCAATCGTATCGATATCTTTATCCCTGGTAGCCAAAGCTTTGTATCATCATTTGGATATCAATATGTACAATTATACATTGTTAAATAG
- a CDS encoding dihydroorotate dehydrogenase — MTKMSTTIAGVHFKNPIVMASGTFGFGREYGKLYDMSMLGGISGKGLTLHPKAGNPGTRVYETASGMLNSVGLENPGVAAFLEKECPYWETLDTARLVNLGGGTLEDYVLGAEMIQRDADLRSSLGKTAVDMIELNISCPNVKEGGIAFGIKTSEARKVVQAVRRATKLPLAVKLSPGAENIVEMAQMCEEEGADAVSLINTISGMKIDVRRRSSVFNNLYAGLSGPAIKPVALRMVHQVAQNISIPVIGMGGITTATDIIEFIMAGASVIQVGTYNFMNLRAGSQLVEELGQFMVQENIQSLDEIRGII; from the coding sequence ATGACTAAGATGAGCACAACGATTGCAGGCGTTCATTTTAAGAATCCGATTGTAATGGCTTCAGGAACATTCGGCTTTGGTCGTGAATATGGCAAGCTGTATGATATGTCTATGTTAGGTGGAATCTCAGGGAAGGGGCTCACTCTCCATCCCAAAGCAGGTAATCCTGGCACTCGAGTATACGAGACAGCCTCTGGCATGCTGAATAGTGTTGGATTGGAGAATCCAGGGGTAGCCGCGTTCTTGGAAAAAGAATGCCCTTATTGGGAAACACTCGATACCGCTCGTTTGGTGAATCTTGGGGGCGGCACCCTTGAGGACTACGTACTTGGAGCAGAAATGATCCAACGTGATGCAGACCTCAGATCAAGCTTAGGTAAAACTGCTGTAGATATGATTGAATTGAATATTTCTTGTCCGAATGTAAAAGAGGGTGGGATTGCATTTGGAATCAAGACTTCAGAAGCGCGAAAGGTAGTACAGGCTGTTAGACGTGCCACCAAGCTTCCACTTGCTGTAAAGCTGTCTCCAGGTGCTGAGAATATCGTTGAAATGGCGCAAATGTGTGAGGAAGAGGGAGCAGATGCTGTCTCATTAATTAACACCATTTCTGGTATGAAAATCGATGTGCGACGGAGAAGTAGTGTATTTAATAACTTGTATGCCGGACTGTCCGGCCCTGCGATTAAGCCAGTCGCTTTGCGCATGGTGCATCAAGTTGCACAGAACATATCTATTCCTGTGATCGGAATGGGAGGCATCACCACAGCAACGGATATTATTGAATTTATTATGGCAGGTGCTTCGGTAATCCAAGTGGGAACCTACAATTTTATGAATTTAAGAGCAGGTAGTCAGCTAGTTGAAGAGCTTGGGCAATTCATGGTGCAAGAGAATATTCAATCCTTGGATGAAATAAGAGGCATTATATAA
- a CDS encoding DUF350 domain-containing protein — protein MDFHILVSMVVWTVSGAVLLFVLMFVDSLFTRYNDLEELKAGNMAVTTRFVMKLLAQAFILSSSIAASNSLPDALLVSIVSFFLLLILERTVRFLLAKWGNLDLDHGTQLGKIGYGLLSGSLQITGALIISAFM, from the coding sequence ATGGATTTCCATATCCTGGTGTCCATGGTCGTGTGGACAGTGAGCGGCGCGGTGTTGCTGTTTGTGCTGATGTTCGTAGATTCACTTTTCACTCGATACAATGATTTAGAAGAGTTAAAGGCTGGAAATATGGCAGTTACTACACGTTTTGTGATGAAGCTATTGGCACAGGCTTTCATTTTATCGTCATCGATAGCTGCTTCTAACAGCCTGCCAGATGCTTTGCTGGTCTCGATTGTATCTTTTTTTCTTTTGCTTATATTGGAAAGAACGGTCCGTTTTCTCTTAGCTAAATGGGGGAATCTGGATCTGGATCATGGTACACAGCTTGGCAAAATCGGGTACGGCTTATTATCAGGCTCGCTGCAAATTACGGGAGCATTAATTATTTCTGCATTTATGTAG
- a CDS encoding PspA/IM30 family protein — MSIFKRLRDLTMSNVNAIIDKAEDPIKMTDQYIRDMTEDLEDAEKAVAAQIAIEKKFKQLYEEQEALVNKRTQQAHAAAQAGNVDLARRALEEKKAAEAKLVEYKASFDQNKASADNLRGKLEEMRKQLTQMKNKRETLVARYNAAKAQTEINKAMSGFSSDSASAGLKRMEEKMMQAEAQAEASNEMSSGNKSLDDEFEKLNKDQAVEDELAALMKQYEKQ, encoded by the coding sequence ATGTCTATATTTAAAAGATTGCGCGATTTAACGATGTCTAACGTGAATGCGATTATTGACAAAGCAGAAGACCCGATTAAAATGACGGATCAGTACATTCGTGATATGACCGAAGATTTGGAAGATGCAGAAAAAGCGGTAGCGGCTCAAATCGCTATTGAGAAGAAATTCAAGCAGCTGTATGAAGAGCAGGAAGCGCTTGTTAACAAACGTACACAACAGGCACATGCTGCAGCTCAAGCTGGTAATGTTGATCTGGCTCGCCGTGCACTGGAAGAGAAGAAGGCTGCTGAAGCTAAACTGGTAGAATACAAAGCTAGCTTCGATCAGAACAAAGCTTCTGCGGATAATCTTCGTGGGAAGCTTGAAGAAATGCGTAAGCAACTTACTCAAATGAAGAACAAACGTGAAACCTTGGTTGCTCGTTATAATGCTGCCAAAGCTCAAACCGAAATTAATAAAGCGATGAGTGGTTTCAGCTCTGATTCCGCATCTGCTGGCCTGAAACGTATGGAAGAAAAAATGATGCAAGCAGAAGCTCAAGCAGAAGCTAGCAACGAGATGAGCTCGGGCAACAAATCACTTGATGATGAGTTCGAGAAGTTGAACAAAGATCAAGCAGTGGAAGATGAATTGGCTGCTCTGATGAAACAATACGAGAAGCAATAA
- a CDS encoding NADH:flavin oxidoreductase/NADH oxidase, with the protein MSDLFAPYELKGLSLKNRIVMPPMCQYSVDKEDGIPNDWHYVHYVSRAIGGTGFIIVEMTGVHPDGRITNRDTGIWSDSQIEAYRKITDGVHAYGSKIAIQLGHAGRKAVDAEPPVAPSAIPFDANSKTPQALSKEGISALIEAFREGASRAVEAGFDTVEIHGAHGYLIHQFHSPLTNTRDDEYGQDLALFGVQVVKAVREVVPVDMPLIMRISAKEYVEGGYDADYALDICRRYKNAGVDMFHVSSGGEGPIGSNGGPNAGPAYQVDLAEFIRSGLQVPVIAVGRLESFTEAHSIVAEERAELVAVGRGMLSDPYWALHAEEALGGVRNVPKPYERGIWKKG; encoded by the coding sequence ATGTCTGATTTGTTTGCACCGTATGAATTGAAGGGGTTATCGCTGAAGAATCGTATTGTCATGCCACCTATGTGCCAGTACTCGGTGGATAAAGAGGATGGCATCCCTAATGATTGGCATTATGTTCATTATGTAAGCCGTGCTATTGGCGGTACAGGATTTATTATTGTAGAAATGACTGGCGTACATCCAGACGGTAGAATCACTAATCGAGATACAGGGATCTGGAGTGATTCGCAAATTGAAGCTTATCGTAAAATCACGGATGGTGTACATGCGTATGGATCAAAAATCGCTATTCAATTAGGGCATGCTGGACGGAAAGCTGTGGATGCTGAGCCGCCAGTGGCTCCTTCAGCAATTCCTTTTGATGCTAATTCTAAAACGCCACAAGCTCTTTCTAAGGAAGGGATATCAGCGTTGATTGAGGCTTTCCGTGAAGGTGCGAGCAGAGCTGTGGAGGCAGGATTTGATACGGTCGAAATTCATGGTGCACACGGTTATTTAATTCACCAGTTTCATTCACCATTGACGAATACCAGAGATGATGAGTATGGACAAGATCTCGCATTGTTTGGAGTACAGGTAGTTAAAGCAGTCCGAGAAGTTGTTCCTGTGGACATGCCATTGATTATGAGAATATCTGCGAAGGAATATGTTGAGGGTGGATATGATGCTGATTACGCCCTGGATATTTGCCGACGGTATAAAAATGCTGGAGTGGATATGTTCCATGTTTCTTCTGGGGGTGAAGGTCCTATAGGTTCAAATGGAGGCCCTAATGCAGGACCTGCATATCAAGTGGATCTGGCAGAGTTTATTCGCAGTGGGTTACAGGTACCTGTAATTGCAGTGGGGCGGCTTGAGTCCTTTACTGAGGCACACTCCATCGTTGCGGAAGAACGGGCTGAACTGGTAGCTGTTGGTCGTGGGATGTTAAGCGATCCTTATTGGGCTTTACATGCGGAAGAAGCGCTGGGAGGCGTGCGAAACGTGCCCAAACCTTATGAACGTGGGATCTGGAAAAAAGGATAG